The Euphorbia lathyris chromosome 2, ddEupLath1.1, whole genome shotgun sequence genome includes a window with the following:
- the LOC136219876 gene encoding nucleoside hydrolase 3-like isoform X1 yields the protein MLLQKMIIVLLITVISVEAIPHRILLDTDVDTDDFFALLYLLKLNRSEFELKAITINANAWTDAGHSVNQMYDILYMMDRDDIPVGVGGEGGILDDGTFLPNVGGFLPLIEQGNTTAGGCRYRQAIPVDTGGRLDLDANFGIRKAFLPQGSRKYTPLRQATAQQVLIDNISEGPINLISIGAHTNIAIFLMNNPHLKKNVKHIYIMGGGVRSRNPTGCCPKNAAASSCRPRQCGDRGNLFSGYTSNPYAEFNIFGDPFAAYQVIYSGIPITLVPLDATNTIPVNENFFKSFEQNQHTYEAQYCFQSLKMARDTWFYDHFYTSYFMWDSFTSGVAVSSMRNSPNRNRENEFAEMEYMNITVVTSNKPYGVYDSSNPFFDGHKVPKFNLKKGGVHSGHVQTGLKDPFCIVKNGKGRCQDGYTKEVRGSGGVRVLVATTAKRNPNTYSELDRAYFKSFLDVLNDPNQTGRFNFTTQFPHYKQVLYKPDFGNKRLGKPVVFDMDMSAGDFLALFYLLKLPVQEINIKAIIVSPTGWANAATIDVVYDLLHMMGRDDIPVGLGDIFAMNQSDPIFSAVGDCKYVKAIPQGSGGFLDSDTLYGLARSLPRSPRRYTAEHSVKHGAPHNSDHPELRQPLALEVWESTVQSLEPGSKISILTNGPLTSLAKILLSGNNKTTSWIKDVYIVGGHISHSNWDKGNVLTDNSNAYTEMNMYLDPLAAKTVFGSSLDITLVPLNVQRNVSSFTRMLQRLRKTNKTGEALFVRRLLSRLYKLQQTHHRYHHMDTFLGEILGAVILGGDNSLLNTVLQMKPIKIVAGGIESKDGETVIDEKQGKLIKVLENVDSEAYYDVFAKQLGNKKQSAVIGSFDEQKKIWSRQTNSNN from the exons ATGTTGTTGCAGAAGATGATCATTGTATTACTCATCACAGTAATTTCTGTGGAAGCTATCCCACATCGGATTCTTCTGGATACTGATGTTGATACTGATGATTTCTTTGCTCTTTTGTATCTTTTGAAGCTTAACAGATCAGAGTTTGAGTTGAAG GCAATCACAATCAATGCAAATGCTTGGACAGATGCAGGACATTCTGTGAATCAAATGTATGACATTCTTTACATGATGGATCGTGATGATATTCCGGTAGGAGTTGGAGGAGAAGGTGGAATCTTAGATGATGGCACTTTCCTCCCAAATGTTGGTGGTTTTCTTCCTCTAATTGAGCAG GGAAACACAACAGCAGGAGGCTGTAGATATAGACAAGCTATCCCGGTTGATACCGGAGGAAGACTAGACCTTGATGCCAATTTTGGGATAAGGAAAGCTTTCCTGCCACAG GGCAGCAGGAAATACACTCCGCTTAGACAAGCTACTGCACAACAGGTTCTGATTGATAACATTTCTGAAGGTCCTATTAATCTCATATCAATAGGAGCTCATACAAATATTGCCATTTTCCTTATGAACAATCCCCATTTAAAGAAGAATGTTAAGCATATATACATCATGGGAGGAGGAGTTAGGTCTCGAAATCCGACTGGTTGTTGCCCAAAGAATGCAGCAGCTTCATCCTGCCGGCCAAGACAGTGTGGTGATCGTGGTAATCTCTTTTCAGGTTACACAAGTAATCCTTATGCTGAGTTCAACATTTTCGGAGATCCTTTCGCAGCATATCAG GTCATATATTCTGGAATACCAATCACCCTTGTGCCGTTGGATGCAACAAATACCATTCCTGTCAATGAAAATTTCTTCAAGTCATTCGAGCAGAACCAGCATACGTATGAGGCACAATACTGCTTTCAGTCCTTGAAAATGGCTCGCGATACATGGTTTTATGACCACTTCTATACG AGCTACTTCATGTGGGATTCATTTACATCTGGTGTAGCAGTTTCAAGCATGCGAAATTCGCCTAATCGAAATAGAGAAAACGAATTCGCTGAAATGGAATATATGAACATAACTGTAGTTACTTCAAATAAACCTTATGGAGTATATGACAGCTCAAATCCGTTCTTTGATGGGCATAAAGTTCCGAAGTTTAATCTAAAGAAAGGTGGAGTGCATAGCGGTCATGTGCAGACAGGTCTCAAAGATCCTTTCTGCATTGTGAAGAATGGGAAAGGGAGATGCCAG GATGGCTATACAAAGGAGGTAAGAGGATCAGGAGGGGTTCGAGTTCTTGTGGCAACCACCGCAAAACGGAATCCAAACACTTACAGTGAACTTGACAGAGCATATTTCAAGAGCTTCTTGGAT GTTTTGAATGACCCAAACCAAACTGGGAGGTTCAATTTTACAACACAATTTCCTCATTATAAGCAAGTTCTTTACAAACCGGACTTTGGTAACAAAAGATTGGGCAAACCTGTTGTCTTTGACATGGACATGAGTGCTGGAGATTTTCTGGCTTTGTTCTATCTACTTAAATTACCTGTACAAGAGATCAACATCAAG GCTATAATTGTAAGCCCAACCGGATGGGCGAATGCAGCAACAATAGATGTGGTTTACGATTTATTGCATATGATGGGTCGTGATGACATTCCGGTTGGTCTTGGAGATATTTTTGCCATGAATCAGTCTGATCCAATTTTCTCTGCTGTTGGAGACTGCAAGTATGTCAAAGCCATTCCACAAGGCAGTGGTGGATTTCTTGATTCAGACACTCTCTACGGGCTCGCGAGGAGCCTTCCTCGAAGCCCGAGAAG ATATACTGCAGAACATTCTGTAAAACATGGAGCTCCACACAACTCGGATCACCCAGAACTCAGACAGCCTCTAGCACTTGAAGTCTGGGAATCTACAGTTCAATCACTGGAACCAGGATCTAAGATTAGCATACTAACTAATGGACCCTTAACTAGTTTAGCAAAGATTCTTCTGTCAGGAAACAACAAGACAACCTCTTGGATTAAG GATGTGTACATTGTTGGAGGACACATTAGCCATAGCAATTGGGACAAGGGAAATGTGCTGACAGACAATTCTAATGCATACACTGAAATGAACATGTATCTTGACCCCTTGGCTGCAAAGACAGTTTTCGGTTCATCACTCGACATTACCCTTGTCCCTCTTAACGTTCAGCGCAATGTGAGCTCATTCACGAGGATGCTTCAAAGGCTACGCAAGACAAACAAGACGGGCGAGGCCTTATTCGTCCGCCGTCTGCTATCCAGGCTTTATAAGCTTCAACAAACTCATCACAGATACCATCACATG GATACATTCTTGGGGGAAATCCTTGGGGCAGTGATTTTGGGTGGTGATAATTCATTGTTGAACACAGTCCTGCAAATGAAGCCTATTAAGATAGTTGCAGGAGGTATCGAATCGAAAGATGGAGAGACTGTAATAGATGAAAAACAAGGGAAATTGATAAAAGTATTGGAAAATGTTGACTCAGAAGCATATTATGATGTTTTTGCTAAGCAATTGGGGAATAAGAAGCAATCTGCAGTCATTGGAAGCTTTGATGAGCAGAAAAAGATTTGGAGCAGACAAACAAATTCTAACAATTGA
- the LOC136219876 gene encoding nucleoside hydrolase 3-like isoform X2, producing the protein MIIVLLITVISVEAIPHRILLDTDVDTDDFFALLYLLKLNRSEFELKAITINANAWTDAGHSVNQMYDILYMMDRDDIPVGVGGEGGILDDGTFLPNVGGFLPLIEQGNTTAGGCRYRQAIPVDTGGRLDLDANFGIRKAFLPQGSRKYTPLRQATAQQVLIDNISEGPINLISIGAHTNIAIFLMNNPHLKKNVKHIYIMGGGVRSRNPTGCCPKNAAASSCRPRQCGDRGNLFSGYTSNPYAEFNIFGDPFAAYQVIYSGIPITLVPLDATNTIPVNENFFKSFEQNQHTYEAQYCFQSLKMARDTWFYDHFYTSYFMWDSFTSGVAVSSMRNSPNRNRENEFAEMEYMNITVVTSNKPYGVYDSSNPFFDGHKVPKFNLKKGGVHSGHVQTGLKDPFCIVKNGKGRCQDGYTKEVRGSGGVRVLVATTAKRNPNTYSELDRAYFKSFLDVLNDPNQTGRFNFTTQFPHYKQVLYKPDFGNKRLGKPVVFDMDMSAGDFLALFYLLKLPVQEINIKAIIVSPTGWANAATIDVVYDLLHMMGRDDIPVGLGDIFAMNQSDPIFSAVGDCKYVKAIPQGSGGFLDSDTLYGLARSLPRSPRRYTAEHSVKHGAPHNSDHPELRQPLALEVWESTVQSLEPGSKISILTNGPLTSLAKILLSGNNKTTSWIKDVYIVGGHISHSNWDKGNVLTDNSNAYTEMNMYLDPLAAKTVFGSSLDITLVPLNVQRNVSSFTRMLQRLRKTNKTGEALFVRRLLSRLYKLQQTHHRYHHMDTFLGEILGAVILGGDNSLLNTVLQMKPIKIVAGGIESKDGETVIDEKQGKLIKVLENVDSEAYYDVFAKQLGNKKQSAVIGSFDEQKKIWSRQTNSNN; encoded by the exons ATGATCATTGTATTACTCATCACAGTAATTTCTGTGGAAGCTATCCCACATCGGATTCTTCTGGATACTGATGTTGATACTGATGATTTCTTTGCTCTTTTGTATCTTTTGAAGCTTAACAGATCAGAGTTTGAGTTGAAG GCAATCACAATCAATGCAAATGCTTGGACAGATGCAGGACATTCTGTGAATCAAATGTATGACATTCTTTACATGATGGATCGTGATGATATTCCGGTAGGAGTTGGAGGAGAAGGTGGAATCTTAGATGATGGCACTTTCCTCCCAAATGTTGGTGGTTTTCTTCCTCTAATTGAGCAG GGAAACACAACAGCAGGAGGCTGTAGATATAGACAAGCTATCCCGGTTGATACCGGAGGAAGACTAGACCTTGATGCCAATTTTGGGATAAGGAAAGCTTTCCTGCCACAG GGCAGCAGGAAATACACTCCGCTTAGACAAGCTACTGCACAACAGGTTCTGATTGATAACATTTCTGAAGGTCCTATTAATCTCATATCAATAGGAGCTCATACAAATATTGCCATTTTCCTTATGAACAATCCCCATTTAAAGAAGAATGTTAAGCATATATACATCATGGGAGGAGGAGTTAGGTCTCGAAATCCGACTGGTTGTTGCCCAAAGAATGCAGCAGCTTCATCCTGCCGGCCAAGACAGTGTGGTGATCGTGGTAATCTCTTTTCAGGTTACACAAGTAATCCTTATGCTGAGTTCAACATTTTCGGAGATCCTTTCGCAGCATATCAG GTCATATATTCTGGAATACCAATCACCCTTGTGCCGTTGGATGCAACAAATACCATTCCTGTCAATGAAAATTTCTTCAAGTCATTCGAGCAGAACCAGCATACGTATGAGGCACAATACTGCTTTCAGTCCTTGAAAATGGCTCGCGATACATGGTTTTATGACCACTTCTATACG AGCTACTTCATGTGGGATTCATTTACATCTGGTGTAGCAGTTTCAAGCATGCGAAATTCGCCTAATCGAAATAGAGAAAACGAATTCGCTGAAATGGAATATATGAACATAACTGTAGTTACTTCAAATAAACCTTATGGAGTATATGACAGCTCAAATCCGTTCTTTGATGGGCATAAAGTTCCGAAGTTTAATCTAAAGAAAGGTGGAGTGCATAGCGGTCATGTGCAGACAGGTCTCAAAGATCCTTTCTGCATTGTGAAGAATGGGAAAGGGAGATGCCAG GATGGCTATACAAAGGAGGTAAGAGGATCAGGAGGGGTTCGAGTTCTTGTGGCAACCACCGCAAAACGGAATCCAAACACTTACAGTGAACTTGACAGAGCATATTTCAAGAGCTTCTTGGAT GTTTTGAATGACCCAAACCAAACTGGGAGGTTCAATTTTACAACACAATTTCCTCATTATAAGCAAGTTCTTTACAAACCGGACTTTGGTAACAAAAGATTGGGCAAACCTGTTGTCTTTGACATGGACATGAGTGCTGGAGATTTTCTGGCTTTGTTCTATCTACTTAAATTACCTGTACAAGAGATCAACATCAAG GCTATAATTGTAAGCCCAACCGGATGGGCGAATGCAGCAACAATAGATGTGGTTTACGATTTATTGCATATGATGGGTCGTGATGACATTCCGGTTGGTCTTGGAGATATTTTTGCCATGAATCAGTCTGATCCAATTTTCTCTGCTGTTGGAGACTGCAAGTATGTCAAAGCCATTCCACAAGGCAGTGGTGGATTTCTTGATTCAGACACTCTCTACGGGCTCGCGAGGAGCCTTCCTCGAAGCCCGAGAAG ATATACTGCAGAACATTCTGTAAAACATGGAGCTCCACACAACTCGGATCACCCAGAACTCAGACAGCCTCTAGCACTTGAAGTCTGGGAATCTACAGTTCAATCACTGGAACCAGGATCTAAGATTAGCATACTAACTAATGGACCCTTAACTAGTTTAGCAAAGATTCTTCTGTCAGGAAACAACAAGACAACCTCTTGGATTAAG GATGTGTACATTGTTGGAGGACACATTAGCCATAGCAATTGGGACAAGGGAAATGTGCTGACAGACAATTCTAATGCATACACTGAAATGAACATGTATCTTGACCCCTTGGCTGCAAAGACAGTTTTCGGTTCATCACTCGACATTACCCTTGTCCCTCTTAACGTTCAGCGCAATGTGAGCTCATTCACGAGGATGCTTCAAAGGCTACGCAAGACAAACAAGACGGGCGAGGCCTTATTCGTCCGCCGTCTGCTATCCAGGCTTTATAAGCTTCAACAAACTCATCACAGATACCATCACATG GATACATTCTTGGGGGAAATCCTTGGGGCAGTGATTTTGGGTGGTGATAATTCATTGTTGAACACAGTCCTGCAAATGAAGCCTATTAAGATAGTTGCAGGAGGTATCGAATCGAAAGATGGAGAGACTGTAATAGATGAAAAACAAGGGAAATTGATAAAAGTATTGGAAAATGTTGACTCAGAAGCATATTATGATGTTTTTGCTAAGCAATTGGGGAATAAGAAGCAATCTGCAGTCATTGGAAGCTTTGATGAGCAGAAAAAGATTTGGAGCAGACAAACAAATTCTAACAATTGA